GCGAAATAACTTGATCCTTTCTGTTTCAAATATGAGGCTAGAGCAAATAAACTCTCCGCCTATATCCGCTTTTTTTAACACAATATTTAGTCTGTAATGCTGACCATCCTTAACAAGATCAGTGTGCGGTGGTATTTCACTTCCTTTTGGGAACTTTAATAAATACACATCAAACTTTATGGGCCAAAATGCACCACAAAGCAGCATTTTATCATAGCCCGATTTTTGCCTGCCTCGTGACCACCGAAATAGCTTTTTTACAAAAGACATACACACTCCTTGATTTAGAGACTTTAAATCGCGCTTTTAACGGTTGCTTAAAGCATTATGCACATTGAATATGAGCACTTTAGGGCTTATAAATTATCCAGCACCATTTGTTTTATTTTATGAGCTTTTACGAAGTGATCTAACTGATGAGTTTGAATCCACCAAGTAGCAGCTTCTATTAAAAGTTCAGGATTGTTGTTTTTATTAGCAAAAAAAGCATAGAAAGACAGACCTACATTATCACCTTTACTGGCAATTTTTTTATCACATACTTCAATTATTTTAGTTCTTAATTCTTGTCTCATAAATAAGTAAACTAATAAAGCTTATTGTTGAAAACAAAAAGGAACAAACTTTAACTTTAAATTCAAAACGAGCAGTTGTTTATTTATTTTTCGAAGATGCTTTATTTAACCACGTTATTTAGTAAATAACATAAAAAAGCGCTGCTCTAGGGCAACGCTTTATGTATTTTTTTGGTCGTAGTTAGCGAGCTTATTCTGCCGCCAAATAATCAAGCACCACTTGGTGATGATCTTTGGTCTTAAACTTATCAAATAGGTGTTTAATTTTACCGTCTTGGCCTACTAAAAATGTAAGGCGGTGAATACCGTCGTACTCTTTACCCATAAATTTTTTGTAGCCCCATACACCAAATGCTTCTGCAATGGCGTGATCTTCATCGGCGAGTAAATCAAAGTTAAGCTCTTTTTTAGTTTCAAAGTTTTTAAGGCGCTTAATTGGATCTGGGCTGATGCCTACAACACGGGTGTTAAATTTAGCAAGCTCGGCTTGTTGGTCGCGCAGATTTTCTGCTTGTACGGTACAACCAGGTGTAGACGCTTTAGGGTAAAAGTACACAAGTACTTGTTGCTCTTTTAACAATTCACTTAATGTGATTGTTTCGTCGTTTTGGTTTTGTAAGCTAAAAGCAGGTGCTGTATCACCAGCTTGTAATGGACTAATTGTGTTCATGCTATTTCCTTAACGAATGCGTTTAAAAATATAATCTACGTTTAGGGTATGAGAAAGGCTCTCAAAACTAATTTTAAATTTATCTATGTCTACATCTATGGGGATATTAAATTCTACTTCACAGCGCATTTTAGTGTCAGTTTTTTCATTAAACGTATCTGACTTTAAAGAACAAATGCTGATGTGGTTATCGGCAAAAAAGCGTGTCACTTTGCTTAGCGTACCAGGGGTATCTATACCCGTGTATTCTAATGTGTAACCGGCACAAAACTCGCTAGGAGTATGGCTGGTTGTGCGTTTCATCATGGTTAACAAGCCAAGTTCCATTGCTTTGGTTGGTAACACATGTTCAATTCGGCTTATGGCCGACATATCACCCTGCAATAACATTATAAAGGTAAACTCGCAGCCTAAAATGGCAATGCGGCTGTCAATAAT
This DNA window, taken from Pseudoalteromonas marina, encodes the following:
- a CDS encoding 2OG-Fe(II) oxygenase; this translates as MSFVKKLFRWSRGRQKSGYDKMLLCGAFWPIKFDVYLLKFPKGSEIPPHTDLVKDGQHYRLNIVLKKADIGGEFICSSLIFETERIKLFRPDISRHQVSKVEKGNRYILSIGWIKNT
- a CDS encoding DUF6500 family protein: MRQELRTKIIEVCDKKIASKGDNVGLSFYAFFANKNNNPELLIEAATWWIQTHQLDHFVKAHKIKQMVLDNL
- the bcp gene encoding thioredoxin-dependent thiol peroxidase → MNTISPLQAGDTAPAFSLQNQNDETITLSELLKEQQVLVYFYPKASTPGCTVQAENLRDQQAELAKFNTRVVGISPDPIKRLKNFETKKELNFDLLADEDHAIAEAFGVWGYKKFMGKEYDGIHRLTFLVGQDGKIKHLFDKFKTKDHHQVVLDYLAAE
- a CDS encoding glycine cleavage system protein R, with amino-acid sequence MTAFSNHQIVLTAIGEDRPGIVSELTQLVSDCHCNIIDSRIAILGCEFTFIMLLQGDMSAISRIEHVLPTKAMELGLLTMMKRTTSHTPSEFCAGYTLEYTGIDTPGTLSKVTRFFADNHISICSLKSDTFNEKTDTKMRCEVEFNIPIDVDIDKFKISFESLSHTLNVDYIFKRIR